From Podospora bellae-mahoneyi strain CBS 112042 chromosome 5, whole genome shotgun sequence:
CCGTGACATTCTCGAATCAAGCCACTGGACGCGAGGCTGGACATACCAGGAAGGTATCCTCTCCAACAGACGCATCGTCTTTACCGAACATCAGGTCTACTGGGAATGTCGAAACATGGCTGCTCAAGAGAGTATCGACACTAAGCTCTTTCACAGATTCTCACAAGTTGAGTTTGCCGACGATGACGGGGCAGCCAATAGCAAAGTTCTCTGGAAAGAGcgagaagatgaagagcttGTCATGGCCGACTTCATGCTAGGCGGGATCTTCAAAGGCGACGCTTCGAGCGGAGGCCCATTCTGCAGCGCCGAAGGTTCCGTCCATACCGGAGGGGACGATCCATACCGTCTGGACTATGGCTTCCCGCCGCACCTCAGCGCCACCCTCCGTGCGCAACTCCGCGGACTTAACGAGCACATTCGGGCGTACTCCCACCGGAGGTTGACCCACGGTACAGATTTCCTGCCAGCGTTTTCGGGAATCACCAGCATGTACAGACGCTTCCCTGAGCTTtacctcctccacggcctGCCTCTCTACCTCGACGGCAGTGTCCCAGCCTGTTCCACCACGCAAGTTACTTTTGCCATGTCAGCGAGCGGGTGGTATCACCGGAGCAGTATACAGCCAGAAACAACATTCATCTCAGAGCCTTGCTCTCGAAGGCCACACCTTCCGTCATGGACCTGGGCAGGATGGGAGGGACCTGTTTCCTGGCGGGCTCCTCCCGCTATCGAGCACTGCTCCCACATGACGGACATGATTGACGCCATCTCGGCGAAGCAGCCCCCGGATCCCCTCTGGGTAGCGGAATTTCACGTCTTCAACTCGGCGCCTTTAGCAGAGAATAACATGCCTGCACGAACGGTGAGGCTGAGGGAATGCCATTCTGGTGAAGCTCTCGATGCAGAACAGCCAGATGCGATTGTGCTCCAAAATCCGTATGTGCTGAAGTATTCCACACGACATCCAGTTAGCAAAAGCAAGAAGAAATGGGATTGGACAGCCAGGGCGGGAAGGGTGGGCAGCAGGTCAGTTCAGTCTGACCAAAATGTTCCGTGGGATACGAAACAGTATCGGATTGCTGGGAGACTGTCATTTGTTGCTATGAGTGTGGAaatgacggaggaggagtggacAAAAAAGCACTTTGACGGGGAGCTGGTGAGTGTTTTGATGTATGCGACGAGGTGGAATCCTGAAGAGCAGAGTGGCCATGGAGGGGCGCATTTCATGACGTTGAGAAAAGTGAGGACTTTCAGGGGTCGTACTTCGATTTGGGAGAGGGTCGGGGTGCTTTACTTGGTGATTCCCAAGGTCTCGCTGGACAAGTGTGTGACGGGGGATGACTTGTTAAGGCAGGCTCCGGTGGAGAGACAGGAGATGACTGTTATTATCGAGTGAGCATATTAAGCCTATTGAGCCTTAGGCGAGGCAGGCGTCGACATGTGAATATCGTGCTGAGGAGAAGCATTTGCTGTTTTCAGACTCGTTCCAAGTTTGCTCTTTAGTGTGGGGGTCGATAGATATTTGCCGTGCAACGGTATGTCACTCCCTCACGATGATTGGCCCACAGTTCAGATCTCGGCGGGATCCACTTTGTGAAAGGGATATTAGaaatgttttcttttttcccacGGAACTATCACTTGGCATGCCACTGAATCTTCCAAATTGTTTACATTTTGTTCAACATATACAATTCTCTTATGAAATTTCCCGGGATCCTGAAGAGAGGGCTTATTCCGGCCACCCGACTCAGATTCACAGGCCACATGCAAACAATAATTCGAAACATGGGAGACCTGAACAATACAGAGGCAATGAGGGAGCATGTGAAGCCGGCCCATGACTCCACGTATGAGTTCAAATCCTTTGCAATCCGTCCCTGCGATGAAGACCAGGACATACGCAAGCGGTACCGTCCGTTCCTTTTGAGCGATGAAATCTCCGAGTCAGATTGGGTGTCGAAGCTCGAATTGGCCACAGCGGCGAAAATGGTCGACACTGAGCTGCTCGTCCAAAATAAGGACAGGCTAAAGATCCTCGTGCTCTACGGAAGTCTTCGGGCGCGGTCAGttgcttttttttataaGAGTCTACCGATAGATACGCATTAGCTGACAATTATCAGATCATTCTCCAAGCTTCTTGCGTACGAGGCATCACGCATTCTCTTCCGCCTCGGCTGTGATGTAAGAGTGTACGATCCAGCGGGTCTCCCAGTCAAGGATGATGAGCAGCACGACCATCCCAAAGTGCGTGAGCTTCGGGAGCTTAGCAAGTGGAGTGACGGGCATGTCTGGATCAGTCCCGAACAACATGGGAACTTAGTACGACTCCTCCCACAAAGATTCTGGGTAAATTTTCTGGCTGACTCTTGCATAGACCGCCGTCTTCAAGAACCAGATCGACTGGATCCCACTCTCAACAGGCTCTGTCCGACCCACTCAGGGGAGGACCCTGGCTATTGCGCAGGTCAATGGCGGTTCCCAGTCGTTCAACGCCGTCAACTCTCTGCGTATTCTGGGCCGTTGGATGAGAATGTTTACCATTCCAAACCAGAGTTCCATCCCGCAAGCATGGACGCACTTTACGGATGCCAATGATCCTGTGGATGGAGGAAACCGACTGAAGCCAAGCTCCAACAGGGATAGGCTGGTGGATTgcatggaggagctggtcaagTACACCATTGTTATGCGGCCACACTTTGATCTCTTTGGGGACCGGTTCAGCGAGAGGGAAGAGGCAAAGGTTAAAAAGTGAACAACGCCCTTTGCGGTTTGATTTGTCTTGTTGGGAATTACCTAGGTACgtatcaacaacaaaaagtgATGCAGGTAGCTAAACTCAGGAGAACCCGACGTTTTAGACTTGAGCCGTCTTTCTGTGCCACAGCAATGTCTCACTAAAGACTGTAAATATTGGCCGTTGTTGCTTAATGCCCTGACCCAACCTTACATATGCCCAATTCACTGACCTCTTGTTTAGCAACCCGATCAGCGTTACCACTGTCTCATCCTCAGGCCTTCCCCATCTCGATTACCTACACTGGGCTCTTCTTATGTTGGTTTGGCTGGAATCTCTTCTTCCGAGCGTTAACTTTGTTCCCGCCGCCAGCTTGCTCTGTCTGGCTTTTGACTGACTGGTCCTCGGGTTTGCGCTTCTTGACAGGTCCACCTACCTGTGTTCACAACGATAGCAGTGCTACCAATACTGTTGCCGTCCCCAGAAATTCCAGCACGACTGAAGCTGTCCACATTTCTAGCTCTAAGGCGAAAAGTTCATAAGTTCCTGAGCAGTATCCTGGCCCATTGCCACTCGCTCCAATGCAGCTAGCCACTCCTCGAGATTATTCTTCAGACCTTTGTCCGTTTTAATGTTCCCGCGGCTGAAAGCTTCCCGATGAGGACCTAGAAATGATTTGAATGTATATTTTCTCTCGTGGCGTTTAAAGGATCCATTGTCGGCGATGTCCCTTGCGAAGTAAAGTTCTCGAGTATTAGGTTGAGGGACGAATGAGTTTGAACCGGGGCATACAACGTACCTGACACATCTGGCAACGATTTATTGATTCGCCGTAGGTAGAGCAATACCCTTTAGCTTTACACTTGGCATAATCCTGCCCGGTATTGGCGCACTGACAGCGGTAGGGCATATCGGCGTTGTGGTATTGGATGCTTCCGGTGTCTGTTTTGAAGTGATGGTGACAGAAAAGTCCGCGGGGGTTGGACTTGCCTTGAATTAAATAGGAGAAAGACAATAGCACGTGTTATCGCTGGTGACAGCATCAGAGACACGCAAGACGTTCTGAAACAGCCTCACGGTGGTCGTAAGGGAATTTCATGGCGTATGACCATGGCTTACTTCGGATTAACTCACCAGATTGGTAACCAATGGGATGGAAAGTTCCAGTGTTGAAGACTAAGCTGAAAAGTTGTCAACCGTGGTAAGCAGTGGGGGACTGAGTTTTATCACGCCTGTGTGGTGTCAAAATAACTTTTCATTTAACTCTAAGCCTTTGATTTACCATATTACAGGCCCATATTACTCTGCTTCCTAtatcatcctcttcctccagccCTTTGTTATGATCACCGGTGATGCCTTAGGCTTTTTTACTGTCCCCGGTTCTCTCATCAGGGCTGCCCAATATCATCGCACCCATggccttctccacctccccagagCCATCAAGCTTGTTGTCATTGCCAGCAGTCTTCTCCTCACTGCCAGTGGTCCCATCAGGGTTGTTTGTCTTTGGAGGACTATCAGGGTGGTAAAAGCTCGTCTCCTCAGTCGCCACAGACATCAGTGAATCCAAGTATTCCTCTTGCTTCCTCTCCAGGTTCTCTTTGTAGCTGATGTCGGGGCGGCTCTACTGCTTCTCATCATGCCAATTGTACTGAGGAAAACCACAGCCAGCGTCTTTGGCGCGCTGAAGTGGGCGGTTGCCGGGAACAAAGTTATCCTGCTTTTCCCAGGCCCGGTGGATGCTCATACCAGGTGGAAGAATGTCGGTTGGAtagtcctcctcttcggtgCCGGGGGTGGGGTCAAAGGAACTGGATGGTACGGATGGAATGGCGTATTTATTCTCGAGAAGGGCGGGGCCACAGTTGGCGACCTTTTGGAAGTCTTGTCAGCGTCGTGTTCTTTGAGTCGTGGAAGACAAGACATACGCGGCAATGGTGACAGCGGTTGAGGCAGAAGTGTGCTCCGACGCAGGTCTCCTGGGCTTTGCAATGCCTCCATTGCCCGAGGGCACGGCATTGACAACGATATCCCGACATTTTGTCAGAATTTGTCAGTGGAGGATGTGTGAAAGAaattgaagatgatggccgaCTTTGTTTGTTTCAGTCCATGGGGTCGAAAAAGGACGTGAGAATCTGACAGTGTGATTTGGGACAAGTTTGGCATCagataacaacaacaaaaagtaTCTGTCAACTTGGGAGTCGCCCGCAAAACAAGGCTTCACAGCGGCAGACGGTAGCTCTCCCTGCCTGATAGCAGAACCTCACCGCGGGGTCTGCTTGGGTGTAGGCTGTTGTGGGTTCAAAAAGTAACTCGAACCAATGAGCGTGCCATAGCTCAGGTTGACTCTGAAAAGCAGCAGTCccaaggcagcagcagggtcTGAAGACGTCTGCTGGCGTGCCCAAGGTGCACGTGCCCCTGGCACACCAGTCAACAGGGCAGAGCAAGATAATCACAGCTTAGGTGCAATGTTCCTAAAATGTCTCCAAAATAAACTGCATTTTCTGTGTTCTCAGCTACCTAACAGCGTGCCCAGGACCTGCTTGGAATTCAACCTATCTGGCTCattgccctcctccaaattACTTCTTCAGGTTCTGGTACGGGTGATAACAGCTCGTTTTGCCCTTGTACCCATCCATTATATAGTCAGCATAAGCCTGCCTCTGTTCCAGGCTCTCATTGCTGGGATAGGGAACACCGAGCAAGCTCTGGCTTCCGTTGGGAACAATGTCCCCTTAAGTTGTCCCGTGAGTCTGTCCGCCGCTATTACTGCCTTGGGCTGCGAGGTATGGCGGCCAGGACGATGTGTTACTGGCATGCGTGTTATTGGCATGGTTGGTGAAAGTGTAGGCCGGTTGCTGAGTTTGGTGAGACGCCGGGGCGACATGACAGTAACCTATTGTTAGGAGAATTAGCACCAGCTCACTTGGAGACCTTTCAGGACAAGCTTGTCGTTAATTACCTGGCACTTCCCACGCAAGCTGGAAGTTTTGTGCCATTGCTGGCATTGCTGGGCTCTGCAGAATCTGGGGCTTGCGCGGCATTTGCAGGTAGGCATTTTGATAGCCGTGCTTCATGGTGTAAAGCAGGTTGGATTTATCGCTTGTGTCGAGCCCAACGGTAGAAGGTGTGGAGGCTGATGGCTTGCTGAAACAACCAGAGAAAGTTGTCTGCTCGGTGCCATTATATCTTAGTTCGACCATGGTAATCTGAATCACGATCTATTTTCAGCGACCGCTGACAACTCATACTTAAGATACGCATGTGTTCATGTTGAGCCATGTGCAGTTCTTCGAGATAAACCTCGTTACCCTATCCTGATCACAGCTATTCCCAACTGACTACTTATAAAGTTCTGAATAAACAAGACTTGTTTGTGGCCCCAGGATGTGCAGCTTTAAGCCTATCAGTCATAAGTTATAAGAAAGAGGATCACGCGTGAAAGAAAGTGTCATGAATCGTCAACATAGAGAAGAAAAGCCAGTGTacatcttcatcaacacaCCTCTGAAATAAACACAACTCCATTCCCAAAGAAACCCCAGTGACCATTCTATCAAGACATCCGTGCACCTTCATTTTTTATCACCATCCTTCATTGTAAGGTCTCTCTGTCTTTCCGCTTCATGCTCTCTCATGGCCTGATCCAACcgctccaccacctcggATGCAGAGGCCTTTCCCAGCGCAATAGCTGCCATAGCCTCGATGTAGGACTGGAATCCAATCTGATAGTCCTGCGGTGCCCGCACCTTGACGAGGTTCACATGGCCGACCAGCATGTCACGGCTGTAGTTGGCGAATGGGGGTGACATTGCCCGATATCCATCAAATCCGCCTCTGGGAGAGACGGGTGACTTGTTGAACTGGCATCTGTTGTCCTGTGTAGCTGTTAGAAACGATTCTTATGTATTTTTCAATAACATTACGTCGgatataataaaaaaattcAGGGTTGATCAAAAACGCGACATGATGGATGAAGCTGGATGGAATGGGCAGGTCATACGCGACACCCCTCACAATAGAGTTCTTTATCGTGCCAGACAGCACAGTTCAGCGACGACCGGCAGTTCGGCTTCAAGTCAACATTCTGGCACCGGCACAGTGGCATGTTTTATTCTGGTTCTGACGCGATAGATAtgagctgctggtgatggtggacggGGGCAGCCTGGTCATTATGGTATTGATGAAGAGATGTTGCCGACGCGCGAAATTCGGGAGCCTCAGCGGTTAAGGCAGAGTCCTACTTCGATGCAGTTTCTGTCAAGCTGAAGGCAACATGGGCTGCACCGCCTCCCGCCACGCGAATTGTGGGTGGCCTTTgactgtgtgtgtgtgaccAACCAATGCACGTGCAGCTGGACCTGTGCGCGCCCCTTAAATAAAAGCGGGAAGACAGGCAGTCCTGCCAAGGTGATGAACGTGGAGGCAGTTCGGTGAGGCTTGCTTACGAAAATAGTATATCTCACCAAAATGCACATTCAGGCTTGACTCTTCGGCTCAGACACGGCTACTATAATGAGCTGTCATGAATCACAAAGGCGACAGGTCAATTACGAGGGGGTTGGGCAGTCAGGCTTAGCTGCGGCGGCAGGTGGGTTAAATAGGTACCTCATCATTCATCCTGGCAAAGTCCACATTCATAAATGCAAAGGTCAGGTTGTTGAATATGGCTGCTTTTTAGAAACCAAGTCCATTTTCAAGTAGATAAGGTAAGGCAATTTGTGCTGTAAGGGCATCCACAATATGCctccctgaacccctgaatgGCTCTCTGACCCTATGCTGAACTCCACTCTTGTTCAGCATTCCATACACCAATACCTAACTCACTCTACCTTATTTTGGCCTAAGTTTCCGTCGGATGTTCCAGCATCTTGGTTCGCGGGAAGTTTATCCTCTTGTCCCTTTGCCTGCTTTTTGCCTCTcttttcaccatcatctttgGACCTAGACGTTTGCCTTCTTCACTACCCACCGAATTTTCATGTGGACCAGTGACACCAGTGCTACCATCTGAACTGCCTCCGTTGTCTATGTTTACCACCTTCCTAGCTTTGTTGTGACTGACGAGAGGGACGTTGAAGTTGCGGTTAATGTTGAATCCTTGACTTGGATGTAGTGTCTTGGGCTTCCAAGAATCCAGGGATCAGAGCCTATCCTCTCTATTTATCTACCATGTGAACAAAGGGTCGCTGTGGATTGGCCGGAAGTGATATTAAAATCTTGTTTTTTATTCGATCCTATGACACTTACGAGGACATCCCAAGGCCATTGCCAACAGTATTTCGCAATCCATTCCAACCAAGTATGTGTGCACCAATGAGCAAGATGGTAAGTGGGATTTCTTCAAGGTTCCGATGTGCCTTTCATCGTGTGCGTTGTTCAAACGTTGACAAAAGCCAAGTCTGATTGGAATGCACAAAGGAACGCTAGACTCAAAGCAACTGTTTGGTTGTCAGCAATCATCCCTGACTGCTTGCTGAGATCCATGGTGGCGCCACTTGCTatacaccaccaacatcgaATGGAATGTTACATGTAgagttggtgaggaggccaGCCAGATTCCACAGACTCACAGGACTTGCAGCTGTTTGAGATTCACTGCCCTAGCTTTGAAGAAATTGGGTCGTAGGTGCCTACAGATTTCATAGTAGAGCCAACTTTGTCAATGCCCTCAGAATGCTCGCGGCTTGAGATGGCAGTTAGTACTAAACATAGGTAACTAAGGTACCTTACCATGAGATATTCGAATCACTTCCAAATTCCAGTTCCAGACCAGGTAATCTTTGAAGCATGTGAATAATCTTTCTATCGCCTTGACAGACATGGGTATCTACCTACCTGAAGGTCTCTCGACTTGAATTTTCAGCGGAAGAAGCTAGCCGGTAACTGCTGAGGAGTGTAGCTTCCTTACTGGTAGGCCATAGACTTAACCTACCGACAGTGAAACTCGGTGCTTCCTGCTTTTCAAGGTGCCTCATATTCACTCAGCAGACCGGGTAACGCAACAGCCACCTCATGGGCTTTGCCCAAcagatcaccaccaaacctcAACTGAGCCATTGGACTTTTACATCAATGCCTAGGAAAGGTACCCATCATTCGTAAGCTTGcatccaacatcatctcgTTTTACAACCCATCGTCAAGATGCCAGTGCTCATATCGTGCACAACCTGTTACTGCAAGCAGACCAAGTTCGCAAAATGCAAGGCACCTGGCAAATGCACTAGAGGGACCCTGAAATAGGCATTCAAGCTGTCTAGGGAAGCGGGCGCACGCCTCTACTTCATGCGTCGCATTCCTTTGTGCTGCGTAATCCCTCATGCTATCCTTGATTTCCAGTTTGATTGATCTGATTTTGACAGACATGTTGCCCACGACAGGATACTTGTCCTGTGCCCAGAATCGAAGGCGTGCCTGCCTGGATGAGGGCCATATCTGAAGGGAAGATCCGATCGATGAATACGCTGCCACTATCAGTCAAAAACTTGTCGGACTTTGAGGAAGGTACGGATGAAGGAACCAATGAAGACAAATACGATATCAACATCTATGGCGAAGTTACTACAGGGACAAAGAGCTAGGATCAGTCATCCCGGGAATTTTACCAACTTCTTGATATCGCCATGCACACGAAGGGGCTCACGGAGGGCCAAAAGATGCTCAAGGCGACCAAGGTGGAGGCGATAAGGCGGGCGTGGAGgcggatgaagaggaagttTGAAGAGGAACaaagggaagaaagggaacGGGTGCTATATTTCACTGAGCTCCGGGAGAGACTTCCGCAGCCTCATAACCTGATGTTCAGTCCGGCGGTGGAAAGCGACGAGATAATCTTGACAAATTACGCCGAGGCGCCGGCGTCTACTAGAGTTAACAGCGAGATCGGCACGCCCATCTCTGGTCTGGATCAGGAGGGATAGCGATACTACAGCGTACTGTGTAGTGTTTGGAATATAACATATGATGGTTTGGTGATGTCCAAAAAGTCCCTGCTTCCAATGCCAAGATTGTTACACAGCCAAGACTGGGAAGCTATCTGATTGGCTGAGCGGCTGTCGTAGCAACGGAAGCAGGCATCCTGACGACACTTAGTGGATCGATGCACGGACCGTGACGCGCCCGCGCCCGGGAATTTTTGGCTTCTCACGGGCCACAAGGAGAAGCAAACAGCCAAGAACTCCAAGCTGAAGCAtcccagcatcaccatcattTGCTGCGAGATTGACCTCCCCGTATCACCGCCCTGCCCACGATTACTTGGAGTTTCCAGACGCTGCCGCCTCTTGGTTCAACGTCCCAAATACCACCAACCTTAGTTGCCCCACGAGACCTGCGCCCACTGCCCCTCAATGGCTGTGTATCCGTGACCACCGCCCTTCCATCTCTGCTGGAAATTACGAGAGCACATCCAGGGACGGACCCCGCGACCACCGCAATCCCAAGATGAACGACGGCGACCACGACCGCCCCTCCCGGCCGAGCACCGCCCACTGGATCGGCGACACAGAGTCTACCGATAACAAACGGCCCGCCACCTCCGCTTCCGCCAGAGGAAGCAATCTCAAGCCCGAAAACATCCCTCCACTGCACCCGccctccgccctcgccgtGCCCGAGACCAGCTATTTTGACAGCCCTAGCGGTGATCTGAGACACTCCGATTCCCAGGCCGAGATCGCTGTTCGACAGCACCTGCAAGACATCGAGTCTAGCTTTGACGCCCCTCTGTCACCCATTCCCTCGACCAGCAATGGCTTTGACGATACGTTTGTCTTCGACTCGCCGTCAAAGAAGCTGGCTGAACCATTGCCGAAGGCGCCTGCAGATGATGCCAACGAGTCGCAGATGCTACCCGTCCCGAGTCGAACGGCTTCCGGTACATCCAATAACGCTGACGTGTCCGAGCTAACCGAGTCTGGCAACGACGAAAAGCAGGAGGATACCAGCAAGGCGACGCGGTCGTTGGAGGcattttcttcctctccgaCAGCGGCTGCTGCGGCGCGGACGATATCGAGAGCCTTTTCCGAGGCTGTCTCCACCAACGCCGACACCAGCCCCGACAGGACGAACCCTCTCAAAGACGAGCCATACCTTGATCATTCTACCGAAAGCTCTCTGGTCATACCGCCGAGCAAGGAAGAACCAGCCCACCACAACGATCAAGAAACCAATTGGCA
This genomic window contains:
- a CDS encoding hypothetical protein (COG:S; EggNog:ENOG503P4NX); this encodes MPVTNLRNPLKRGKDPEPRETEHSDPESPERSPTGQKRRRHDPTSPLCAECQAFDLDNYFDKAPSVLEAWRNGELKAGVKPRSTPVRAKDGSWYFEDAVLIHYFEDRLKPDTKCPLCQFFRQMRVQPDKHEKYKLLALPSSESWLFQIDLLNEWKEMWDKLQDSVFMIVVPDLEWLPPMGHEHTWIEKEVPSVGMICRLRADEAPEELMRPRELRNEVDIGLVRDWLDNCMKKHGNACRSRTSDDVVERGFRVIDCEADPPKVEVQPWGVPYAALSYVWGTNPEDQVEWPRTVLDAVGATKDIGLRYLWVDRLCINQSDGDEKAYLVSKMAAIYEAAEVTIVAAAGNGAGHGLPGIRDTPRRPQPYYTLDSGNALVSTLRDPRRDILESSHWTRGWTYQEGILSNRRIVFTEHQVYWECRNMAAQESIDTKLFHRFSQVEFADDDGAANSKVLWKEREDEELVMADFMLGGIFKGDASSGGPFCSAEGSVHTGGDDPYRLDYGFPPHLSATLRAQLRGLNEHIRAYSHRRLTHGTDFLPAFSGITSMYRRFPELYLLHGLPLYLDGSVPACSTTQVTFAMSASGWYHRSSIQPETTFISEPCSRRPHLPSWTWAGWEGPVSWRAPPAIEHCSHMTDMIDAISAKQPPDPLWVAEFHVFNSAPLAENNMPARTVRLRECHSGEALDAEQPDAIVLQNPYVLKYSTRHPVSKSKKKWDWTARAGRVGSRSVQSDQNVPWDTKQYRIAGRLSFVAMSVEMTEEEWTKKHFDGELVSVLMYATRWNPEEQSGHGGAHFMTLRKVRTFRGRTSIWERVGVLYLVIPKVSLDKCVTGDDLLRQAPVERQEMTVIIE
- a CDS encoding hypothetical protein (EggNog:ENOG503NW42; COG:S); protein product: MKFPGILKRGLIPATRLRFTGHMQTIIRNMGDLNNTEAMREHVKPAHDSTYEFKSFAIRPCDEDQDIRKRYRPFLLSDEISESDWVSKLELATAAKMVDTELLVQNKDRLKILVLYGSLRARSFSKLLAYEASRILFRLGCDVRVYDPAGLPVKDDEQHDHPKVRELRELSKWSDGHVWISPEQHGNLTAVFKNQIDWIPLSTGSVRPTQGRTLAIAQVNGGSQSFNAVNSLRILGRWMRMFTIPNQSSIPQAWTHFTDANDPVDGGNRLKPSSNRDRLVDCMEELVKYTIVMRPHFDLFGDRFSEREEAKVKK